TGCCTTGACAAAATTGAAACTTTGCAGGAACACGAACTCATTCTCAATCAAATAAAAAGTGCATCGTTTATCCTCACTGAAAGAAATGCTGATGAGTTCTATTATTGGATTGATCGATTTCTTTTCAAAGAAGAGAAACAGCGCGCAACCCTTAAAAGAATTGAAGAAGCATTCGGTTATCAGAGCCATATATTTATTGAATCGTTCCGTGAGCTGCAGAAGTGGTTTAAAGAAGCTAAAAAGTTTGGAGAAGTCCAGGTCTCTTATGATCAATGGGAAAAATTCTTAAGCATTGCATACGGTTCATTTGATGTAAGAGATAGTGTTTTTCTCATTCATACTTATCTTAGCGTTTTTTCAAAGATGCTTGCGTATAGTGTTGTTTCAAATGACGAATACATCGACGACTCTGAACTGAAAGGAATTCTCGACGGTTCAATCTTCAATAGGTATAATATCAGAAATTTTGTTGATAACGATTTCTTCCACTGGATTAATACCGACCGAAGCTTTAACAACTTAAAAAAAGTATTCAGACTGATTGCACAGGAAATTTCAAACTTCGATTTTGATAATGTTGATGAAGATGTACTGAAGGGTGTTTACCAGGAACTAATTGACATTGATACAAGACACTCTCTCGGTGAGTATTACACTCCTGACTGGCTTTGTGAAAGAATTGTAAAAGAATTTGAATTTAAAAAGACTGACAAAATTCTCGATCCTGCCTGTGGAAGTGGTTCGTTTCTAAGAGTAGCTATTCACAGAATTAAAGAGCTTAATCCCGGAGGAACAGTTGAAGAATTGAACGAGCAGATTTATGGAATAGATATCCATCCGCTTAGTGTGCAGATAGCCAAAACGACTTTACTTCTTGCTCTCGGAAAAGAAATTATAAATGCAAAGAAACCTGTTTACTTAAACATAATTCTTGCAAACACACTTCTTGCACCCGAAGGAGTGCAGAACCTTTTCGGCAATGAGTTTCTTCTGAACATTGACAAAGAAAAGTATCACTTAACCACGCAAATACTTGAAGATGTTAAACTGTTTGATGAGGCGCTAGGAATTTGTGATGATCTTGCCGAGCAGACTATGGGGAAAAAGAAAGAGACTGAGGAAGTATTTGAGAACATTTTCAGAAAGCATTTCGCAAAAAACGGAAATAAATCTGGCGCTAACAAGCAGGTAATTGAAAGCTTCTATAAAATATATTCAGGACTTAAATCTGTAAAAGAAAAAGGAAGAGACAGCATCTGGAAGTTTATTGTGCAGAACCTTTACAAACCTTATTTCCTTGCCGGTAAGTTTGATTATGTTATCGGCAATCCGCCCTGGTTTACTTACAGCTCGATAAGGAATGAAGATTATCAAAACATACTCAACGCACTGGCTGATAAATATGAAGTGAAGCCGGTTAAAGTTGCAAACTTTCCTCATCTTGAAATTGCTGCTATATTTTTAGCCTACTGCAGCAGCTATTTTTTGAATGACAAAGGACAGATTGCTTTTGTTCTGCCGAGAAGTTTCTTTAGTGCAGATCACCACGATAACACAAGAAGTGGGAAAGCTATTGGTTTTAAGCTTAAACAAATTTGGGATTTGAAAGATGTTTCTCCATTGTTCAGAATTCCAAGCTCTGTTTTCTTTGCTGAGAGATATGAAAAGAATAAAGTTCCTTTCTCCAGTTTACAAGGAAATGTATTTAGCGGGAAACTAACTGAACATAACTGTAACCTAATAACTGCTAAAGAAATGATTGCAGAAGAACCGGTTAAATGGTATTATGTTAAACAGGGAAAAGCTTCTGCATTCTCAATAAGAAAAAGTAAAAAGCAACAAAGTGAAAATCCGTATAAGAATTTGTTCAAAAATGGAGCTACAATTTATCCACGAGTATTTTATTTTGTTGATATTACTCAGGAGCTGCCCGAAGATTTTGAAGGGAGAATAATTAATATAAAGACAACAACGACAATTGATGCAGATTCGAAAAAACCTTGGAAAGGCTTAACATTTTCGGGTAAGGTTGAAAGCAGATTCATTTTTAGAACTGCACTTGCAAAAAGTATTTTGCCTTTTGCTTTATATAAACCTGATCTGGTTGTTCTTCCGATTTTAATAGAGAAGAATAATGTGGGAAGGATAGAAATAGAGTTGCATTCTGCGAATGAATTGATGCAAGGGGGAAATTTGAATGCTTCGAAGTGGTTTAGTAATGTTGAGAATACCTGGCAACTTCTGAGAACTGAAAAGAACAGGAATATTTCAAGTGAAGATTATTTGAACTGGCAGAATAAATTAACTGACCAAAATCTTGTTGCACCTTATTTAGTCTTGTACAATTCATCTGCAAAAGATGCTAATTCACTGGTAATCGAAAGAGACGATTATGATTTTACATTTTTTGTTGAGAATAAAACTTATTGTTTCTATACAGATAATTTATCTGAGGCATTTTATTTGTCAGCAATACTGAACTCAAAAATTCCAAACGAATTAATGAAAGATTTTCAGTCACGAGGTTTATTTGGTGCAAGGGATGTGCACAAAAAGATTCTCGACATATACTTCCCACGCTTTGATGAAACAAACGAAGTGCATCAAAAGCTTGCATATCTAAGCGAGCGAGCACACAAAAAAGCAGCAAAATATTTACAGGACAATCCACCGCAAAAAGAACTAACCGCCACGCGTCTCGGCAAACTCCGTCTCGACGTAAAAAAACACCTTGTCGAGGAGATGAAGGAGATAGATAAGTTGGTGAAGAAAGTGGTGGGGTGAGGGGGTTTGATCATTGTTGGAAAAAGCATTTTCTCTAGATCTCAATTTTATATATGAAAAATAAACTTGTAAGATATTCTAAAGCAGGTGATGCTTTCCATTATCGTTGGGCA
This region of bacterium genomic DNA includes:
- a CDS encoding SAM-dependent DNA methyltransferase, which produces MERFCSDVSCLDKIETLQEHELILNQIKSASFILTERNADEFYYWIDRFLFKEEKQRATLKRIEEAFGYQSHIFIESFRELQKWFKEAKKFGEVQVSYDQWEKFLSIAYGSFDVRDSVFLIHTYLSVFSKMLAYSVVSNDEYIDDSELKGILDGSIFNRYNIRNFVDNDFFHWINTDRSFNNLKKVFRLIAQEISNFDFDNVDEDVLKGVYQELIDIDTRHSLGEYYTPDWLCERIVKEFEFKKTDKILDPACGSGSFLRVAIHRIKELNPGGTVEELNEQIYGIDIHPLSVQIAKTTLLLALGKEIINAKKPVYLNIILANTLLAPEGVQNLFGNEFLLNIDKEKYHLTTQILEDVKLFDEALGICDDLAEQTMGKKKETEEVFENIFRKHFAKNGNKSGANKQVIESFYKIYSGLKSVKEKGRDSIWKFIVQNLYKPYFLAGKFDYVIGNPPWFTYSSIRNEDYQNILNALADKYEVKPVKVANFPHLEIAAIFLAYCSSYFLNDKGQIAFVLPRSFFSADHHDNTRSGKAIGFKLKQIWDLKDVSPLFRIPSSVFFAERYEKNKVPFSSLQGNVFSGKLTEHNCNLITAKEMIAEEPVKWYYVKQGKASAFSIRKSKKQQSENPYKNLFKNGATIYPRVFYFVDITQELPEDFEGRIINIKTTTTIDADSKKPWKGLTFSGKVESRFIFRTALAKSILPFALYKPDLVVLPILIEKNNVGRIEIELHSANELMQGGNLNASKWFSNVENTWQLLRTEKNRNISSEDYLNWQNKLTDQNLVAPYLVLYNSSAKDANSLVIERDDYDFTFFVENKTYCFYTDNLSEAFYLSAILNSKIPNELMKDFQSRGLFGARDVHKKILDIYFPRFDETNEVHQKLAYLSERAHKKAAKYLQDNPPQKELTATRLGKLRLDVKKHLVEEMKEIDKLVKKVVG